From Gossypium raimondii isolate GPD5lz chromosome 11, ASM2569854v1, whole genome shotgun sequence:
TTCCATCACGGATCTGAAGGACTCGAGGCTCCGTGAATTAGGTCagtcttttatgtttttgtttttttttttaaaatcttaggttttctttttttaacgaTTCGAATCTAATTTACTCAATCAATTGGTGGATCTTTGTGATTTTTAAACAACAAAGAATAATATGATGAAGTTGTGAGTGAAAAGAACTCGTTAGATCTTTCATCAACTAACGACTATTCAAAGTTACACGACTATTCTATGGTCTGCGTTATTTTCCTTTTGCTTATTTGGACTTTGAATGTACATTTCTGGTAACttttgtttatgatttatcAGGATAAGAAAAggatatttaaattcaaattgacTACTTTTTGAGAAAAGGATGAAGAGGAGGAAGAGGTAGATAATGATGAAGGAGGTTTTCCTGAGCCAGAGAGTATCGGGCATTTGATGAGCACGGAAGGGGAGATTGATGGGAATGAACATGGGGAAGATAGGGATGATGATAATCATGGTGAGACTGGTGAGGAAGAGTTAGGTGTTCAAGAGGATGGGGAatatgaagatgaagaagaggGTGAAGAGGAGGTGAGGTTTCATATTGCTTGCAATACTTACTACCTGTCATACTTCTATTGTTTACACCATTTGATTaactttagtttcttttttttctacttATTGCGTTGTTATCTCATATAActtgagttaattgtttgatttaagtggcttttttagattttttccaAGTAAATATATGGCTTGCTGTTATTTTGTTATTCACTTTCTCACATACACTCGTCCCATGTGCTAATGTTTGCTTTCAAACATCAGGAAAAAAAATGCTGCACTTCTGTCATGCTGTTATCCAAGTGTTTCACATTATAAGTTTATGGTCTTTGTTCACGGTTCTAGCAATTTATAACTGTTACTATTTCTTTTTCCCTTACAAATTATCCACGTGGATTCTTCCCTTATTGAAAAGCCATTATGCACTTACAGTTTGTATGGTTCTCATCTTTCTTGTAAGTCTTTGTATGGTGAGGACAGTTTGGTAATTACCTTAATGTATTCTGGTTTTGGAATTGTAATTGGGAGGAAACCTAGGTAacttttttgtttcttcaagCCTTTAAAAGTTGTAGCTTATTACCTCATCCTCGAACTATTGACTTTTGTTTCCATATATGCTCTTTGTTGAAGATGATGAATTGTAGTTGTCTTTGAAGTTAGTTTTAATCTCTTGTTGACCAAGTTCTTTGTCATGAGAATATACCTGTTACTTGTTCTGTCTAATCAATGGCCCTACCAGACTAAAGTTGTAGGTTCTGTCTGAATATTTTTCTTTGGTTAGATCCAatgttatttgttaattttgtctttGGCCTTATGATAATATTGGTTTAGCTCACTAAGCAGTTAATAAACAAATCTATGTCAACTTTGTTGGCAAACTTTATGTTCTATGGATTGTAGCTAAATTACAGTTGTAAACCTAATAAGCCACTTCCTAGTGCCATGATTGCCTTATTTTAATGAAGTTTCTATATTAGGTTTCTATTTATGGTATTCTGAGTGGGTTATTGgtgattttggaaattttagttGATAATCTCATGTTTCTCATAACTTATTTGGCTTTTCTAATCTTGCATATTACTTTTTTGGAGTAGCTTTTGGTTGTGGATTAGGCGTAAAAACTTGTTATTTATAAGTACTACTTGATGTTTGTGGATTAGCTTTTGGAGCCAAGATATTTTGTGTTGTGCTACTGTTATTTTTAATGTCTGCCTATTTGTTTAGTTTGACTGATTGCAGTGTTAGCTTCTTTGGTATCTGGCATTATCttataattttagttgaaaaagtAACATCAATATTTATTATGATACGGATAtccttttttcttaaaattgatatttgtttcatttctGTTGTATTTATcctcgaaaaaattgaaaaaaagttctaattatttgagttaattgaatcaacttgaatttctttttcaaatttcgagttcaaattgaattaaaattttgaatttaaataactttataaaaataagtgaTAATgatgaattcaattttaacatcttaatgtaatttatttctACATTCTGAGTTGCTCTTTACCTCTGTTATGtcataatgttttataaatCGGATATAAGTGACTATTTAATCTTTGCATTTTAAGGAGGAACTTcctgttatttattttagaattatttttttaatgttcatGTTAATGAGCATATGGACTAAGTTTGTAATCTATAGTGGGTTTAAGTCATGGTTTTCATTTGGAGCTTTGtgattaaaacaatattattacTTGAATGGAAATGCATTTGCATTTGTGTATCCTGCAATGGTTTTTAATTGAACTTTGGGGTTGGAGTTGTTATTAGGAAGTAATTGATGTTTTTATGTTGATGTTAATGAATACAATAGACtaagttgaattttttatgggTTCAAGTCATTGGTTTTCATTTGAACTTTGTGATTACAACACAACAATTTACTTGAATGGAAATGCACTTGTGTTTTCATATCCTGCAAAGTTTCTTTAGTCAACTTTGGAGTTGAAATTGTTATTAGGAtgtaattgatgattttttatgaTGTTAATGAACATAATAGACCAAGTTTGGGaccttttatttggtttaagtcATTGATATTCATTGAGAATTTGTGCATTGTGATTAGATAATTACTTGAATGAAATGCACTTGTTTGTACCCCGCAATGCATTTTAATACAAGCTTGGGattcaaattcaacatttcTATTACATCTTAGATagtcaaaataaacaaaattttgatattatgacTGGGTGAAGTATTTGTATGAAAACTCACGAAGAGGTAatggaaatttttgaaaaattcagcattaatgaattttattggCATGAATGTCATGAAACAGAAAACCTAGAATTTGAAGCTATAGGaagtaaaaagaaagaatgtAACCAATTAGAGTTTAGTACGCCAAAATTAACAGGCTACAAAATAGAGGAAGAAGGGGATAATGTAGAACAAGAGAAAAATCATATGGTAACCAAACTGGATTGGTGGAGACAAAGTAAGGAACAACCAGAGAAAATTACACCAAATTCGATAAAAATGGTACCATCCATCGTCAAACCCCCTGTGTTGGAATTAAAGCCATTACTCGAGCATTTAAAGTATGATATTTGGGAGAACAAAATACGTTACTAGTAATTATTGCTGCTTGCTTAGATGAAAAACAAGAAGAAGCTCTACTGAATGTCCTGAGTATGTATAAAAAAGTGATAGGATGGACCATTACTGATATTAAAGGAATCAATCCTGTATTCTACCAACACAAGATCATATTAGAGGAAGGAACAAAAACATGTAGTAGATGCTCAGCGGAGACTTAATCCAACCATGAAGAAAGTGGTAAAAAAGGAattgatcaaatggttagacgCATGTATTATTTATGCTATCTTTGATAGTGAATGGGTTAGCACGACCTAATGCGTTCCAAAGAAGGGAGGTCTAATTGTAGTTGAGAACAATAAGAATAAATTGATTCCAACCCAAATAGTTACTGGTTGGAGGGTATGTATTGATTCTAGGAAACTAAACgatgcaacaaaaaaaaagccACTTCCTATTTCCCTTCATTGACTAAATGCTGGATCAGTTAGCAGGAAAAGACTTATTGTTTTCTTGATGGGTATTTTAGGTATCATCGAATTCCAATTCACCCTGATGACCAAGAGAAAACTACTTTCATGTGCTCTTTCGGTACGTATGCCTTTAAAAGAATGCCATTTGGATTACGCAATGCTTCAGTAACTTTTATGAGATGCATGACTGTTATCTTTGTTGATATGTTGGTAGAAGGTTCGGACGTTTTCATAGACGATTTTCAATTTATGGAAACTCGTATCAAGAATGTTTGGGTAATCTTAAGAAAGTGCTAAAACGATGTTAGGAAACTAACCTAGTGCTCAATTGGTAAAAATGTCATTCTATGGTAAAAGAGGACTAGTCCTAGGGCACCAAATATCAAGAAAGGGTATGGAAGTAGATAAAGCAAAATTTGATGTGATTAAACATCTTCCACATCCAACTAACGTGAAAggtgttcaaaattttttaggCCATGCAGGTTTCTATTGAagatttattaaagattttgcTCATATTTCTAAACCTTTAAATCAACTTCTTCAGAAAGAAACACCTTTCATGTTTGACCAAAGTTGCGTTGAAGCCTTTGAGGTAATAAAAGCAAAACTCATATATGCCTATataataatcatttcaaattggACAAAAACCTTTATTATTATGTGTTATTCTAGTGATTATGTAGTAGGTGcagttttgggaaaaaaactGGAATAATTTATTTGGAGCTATTCATTATGCCAGCAAAATGTTGAATCCAACGAAGTATAATTATACTACAACTAAAAATAGATGTTGGCAGTAGTATTCgctttcaaataattttgacCTTATTTAATGGCAAGTCGAGTCTATGTTTACACTAATCACTCTGCATTAAAATATgctttgaagaaaaaagaaacaaaagccaAATTAATGAGATGGGTTTTGTTACTTCAGGAATTTGATTTATGGGTTATGGACAGAAAATGAACAGAAAATCAAATAGCAGATCATTTATCCATAATTGAGTGCAATCTACAGGTAGAAGATATAGAAGAATTGAGGAGACCTTCACAGATAAGCAACTATTCAGGTTAGACATCAATCAACCTAGACATGGCAAGCATAAAACACCGTGGTATGTGGACtatgttaattatattacaCGAGGGGTCTTCCCGCCTCAAGTGTCTTGGCAGTAGAAAAAATGGATAATTCACGAATCCAAAAATTATGTGTGGGAGGAACCATACGTGTTTCGACAATGCACAGACCAATTAGTTCGACGGTGTGTAGTATAAGAAGAGATAAACGATATTTTACACAGATGCCACACATCTCCCTTCGGAGGACATTTTGGTGGAGAAAGGACATCCCAGAAAATGTTACAATAAGGATTTTACTAGCCCACTATGAACAGATATCCTTATGAATTCGTACAAGGATGTGATAGATGACAGAGAATCGAGAACATATCTAAAAGAGATTTAATGCCACAAACATGGATAATTGAAGTCGAACTGTTTAATGTTTGGGGGATTGATTTCATGAGACATTTTCCaagtttttttgaaaatcagTATATCCTCTTTGTAGTTGGCCAAATTTCAAAATGGGTCAAAGTTGTTGCACTTCCCAGTAATTATACAAGGTCAGTTGTaagatttttaagaaaaaacatATTCACCAGATTTGGTACACTAAGAGCATTGGTCAATGACGAAAGATCTCACTTTTGTAGCAAGTAGTTCGAAACAGCTTTGGCTAAATACAACATAAGGCACCGAATGACCACGGCATATCATCCACAGGAAAATGGAAAAGCAAAGGTATTCAACtgagaaataaaatagatttaggAGAAAACGATAAATCCAAGCCGAAAGGATTGGGCGGCTAAGCTAAACGATGCCTTATGGgcttataaaacaaaatatttaactatgTTAGAAATGTCTCTGTACAAGCTGGTCTATGGTAAGAATTGTCATTTACCAAATGAATTAGAAAGGAAAGCATATTGGGCAATTAAGGAGTTAAATTTAGATactgtcacaccccaaaataagGCTTAGAagtttcgagggtattttaggaattttagcctaAATGTGCTCGAAATTTTGTAAGGCTGGTATTCAATAATGTTTTCGACAATGGCTATTAGGGAATTgagtcaatttttgaaaatgagttttaaatcctttaattttttaaaaggggcTGATTTGTGACAGGGTTAAAATTGTGGATGTTTATGTTGTAGTTTTAAACCCTTTTCCCAGTTTGTTTTCATGATAGCTTTGTTTCTCCCTTGCTTTTACCATCCCTTTCTCTCCCTTGCtccactaatttatttttaatatccaAACTATAATTACTTGATTTCCTATCATTTCCAAGCATTAAACCTTTACAAATCCTCTAGAAAACACCCCGAAATTCcatcaatttcatcatcttcttcacttGTGGATTTTTCAGATTTGCattaaaaactttttatttcttacATCAAAGGTAACCATTTGCAttcttattagtttttaatgttatggGTCTTTGAAACTGAATTTTTAGCTGCTAAACCtcatgttttgattaaaagaCGAAAATAAGGTCGTTAAAGgtgaatttcatatttttgagtaaaaacatgttttcaaagtgtttttcaacttattttaacattattataatGTTTCTAAAGTTACTTTGAAGTTTCATTAAGGAATTctcaagttttaataaatttttgtcATAATAGCCAAAAAGTGtcgaaaaattttgataccttGAAATAGGTAGTTTTgtatagtttaaaggttgggaattagtcctagatgaatatgaaaatgaatgGAACTTGTTTCATGGAAAAGG
This genomic window contains:
- the LOC128034973 gene encoding acidic leucine-rich nuclear phosphoprotein 32-related protein-like produces the protein MDEEEEEVDNDEGGFPEPESIGHLMSTEGEIDGNEHGEDRDDDNHGETGEEELGVQEDGEYEDEEEGEEEVRFHIACNTYYLSYFYCLHHLINFSFFFFYLLRCYLI